The following are from one region of the Candidatus Bathyanammoxibius amoris genome:
- a CDS encoding SMC family ATPase, with amino-acid sequence MFLRTLKLRNYRKFRNEMIEFPEGVIGIIGPNGVGKSSILEAIGWALYGNVMARTEKHEVKSQNATANEDCRVELEFDMTGHCYKVIRELKGGNAFSNALIYANGNCEPEAQRDSGVNEYLKNLLGMDYVTFLRTIYAKQKDLAALSLLRPEERKKVIRRMLNIDRIDIAITQIRSDKRQKEDYIKGIEISLEDVEEFKARRKKILSEQVEIKKSISELNATVSLLLEERVKIKKEKSIQDQKYKTFNELGKQKALLHEKQSSLKKQLEECFNDKKELEQKNKELKNLKPKEQEYTKIKAENKKQEELRLKYQAKVELKENVSEKREDIKDREKKLSAIMEKLKAFENVDKEFNKIEKDMRSREQKRRIIEKRAKKNHGESEVLKSKIEELSLKKNDISKLGPGSKCPTCFRELGKTHPDIIRHIESEKKAYRKELEVINQQKYGIDKKHKNILGELDALVGKKNKIIQKLKKKSELDQSLKEQRDELKNVELNLSKNEEKLKKLKEIKFDKKIYEQLSKSFEKLSKIMENVIALRNEVQRIPKLLEKTKSLKIEITKSDNALKVNNQELKELGFDGETYNYVKTKYEEVSERLKGQQMKLQGKKHQMELSKQELVSVNKDIRRQEKYRKEIKKSEIDLQYLQRLESLIEDFRLELTGRIRPLLESKASYLFNEVTEGRYPAMELDENYEVSILDGNQAYRLKRFSGGEEDLANLCLRIAMSQVIAERSGGAEINFIALDEIFGSQDEKRKQSILNSINRLSSQFRQIFLITHIEDIKEMFYRVLRIEENPVTKESSIIIDQL; translated from the coding sequence ATGTTCTTAAGGACCCTCAAACTAAGAAACTACAGGAAATTCAGAAATGAAATGATCGAATTCCCTGAAGGTGTAATTGGCATTATTGGTCCTAATGGCGTTGGGAAGTCTTCTATTTTAGAAGCTATAGGATGGGCACTCTACGGTAACGTGATGGCGCGAACAGAAAAACATGAGGTAAAAAGTCAGAATGCTACCGCGAACGAAGACTGCCGTGTTGAACTTGAGTTTGATATGACTGGACACTGTTATAAGGTTATAAGGGAACTCAAAGGGGGAAATGCTTTTTCCAACGCTCTGATTTATGCAAATGGAAACTGCGAGCCCGAAGCACAGAGAGATAGTGGTGTGAATGAATACCTTAAGAACCTTCTTGGGATGGACTATGTGACCTTCTTAAGGACAATCTATGCCAAGCAAAAAGACCTCGCTGCTCTTTCTCTGTTGCGCCCAGAAGAGAGGAAAAAAGTCATACGGCGGATGCTCAACATTGACCGTATTGACATTGCAATTACCCAGATAAGATCCGACAAAAGACAGAAAGAGGATTACATAAAAGGTATCGAAATAAGTCTTGAAGATGTTGAAGAGTTTAAAGCAAGGCGGAAGAAAATATTGAGTGAACAGGTGGAAATAAAAAAGAGTATCTCTGAACTGAATGCGACAGTTAGCTTGCTTTTAGAGGAAAGGGTAAAAATAAAGAAAGAAAAGAGTATTCAAGATCAAAAATATAAAACCTTCAATGAACTTGGCAAGCAAAAAGCACTGCTTCATGAAAAACAATCATCTTTGAAGAAACAACTTGAAGAATGCTTCAATGACAAAAAGGAACTAGAACAAAAGAACAAAGAGTTGAAGAACCTTAAGCCTAAAGAGCAAGAGTACACCAAAATAAAAGCCGAAAATAAAAAACAAGAAGAGCTGCGCCTTAAATATCAGGCCAAAGTGGAGCTAAAGGAAAATGTTTCTGAAAAGAGAGAAGACATAAAAGATAGGGAGAAAAAATTAAGTGCAATAATGGAGAAGCTGAAGGCCTTTGAAAATGTGGATAAGGAATTTAATAAAATAGAGAAAGACATGCGCTCCAGAGAGCAAAAGAGAAGAATTATTGAAAAAAGAGCTAAAAAAAATCATGGAGAGTCAGAAGTTTTAAAATCAAAAATCGAGGAGCTTTCCTTAAAGAAAAACGATATTTCCAAGCTTGGCCCAGGTAGCAAATGTCCCACCTGTTTCAGAGAATTGGGGAAGACCCACCCTGATATAATTCGGCACATTGAAAGCGAGAAAAAAGCTTATCGCAAGGAACTTGAAGTAATAAATCAGCAAAAATATGGGATCGACAAAAAACACAAAAACATTCTGGGAGAATTAGATGCGCTCGTGGGGAAAAAGAATAAAATAATCCAAAAGCTGAAGAAAAAATCAGAATTGGACCAATCGCTAAAGGAGCAACGAGATGAGCTGAAAAATGTTGAGTTAAATCTAAGTAAAAACGAAGAAAAGCTAAAAAAACTAAAGGAAATTAAGTTTGACAAGAAAATTTATGAACAACTAAGTAAGAGCTTTGAGAAGTTATCGAAGATTATGGAGAACGTTATTGCGTTAAGGAACGAGGTGCAGAGGATTCCCAAATTACTAGAAAAAACAAAATCACTAAAAATAGAAATTACTAAATCTGATAATGCCCTCAAAGTCAATAATCAAGAGCTTAAGGAATTGGGTTTCGACGGAGAAACGTATAATTATGTTAAAACTAAGTACGAAGAAGTCTCCGAAAGACTCAAAGGGCAGCAAATGAAACTTCAGGGGAAAAAACATCAAATGGAACTCTCCAAACAGGAGCTTGTAAGTGTCAATAAAGATATTAGGCGTCAAGAAAAATACAGGAAGGAAATAAAAAAGTCTGAAATCGATCTACAATATCTACAAAGGTTGGAAAGCCTTATAGAAGATTTTCGATTAGAATTGACTGGTAGAATTCGCCCACTACTTGAGTCCAAGGCTTCCTATCTCTTTAACGAAGTCACGGAGGGCAGATATCCTGCGATGGAACTTGACGAGAACTACGAGGTATCTATTCTTGACGGCAATCAGGCTTATCGGTTGAAGAGATTTTCAGGGGGAGAAGAGGACCTCGCTAACCTCTGTCTGAGGATCGCGATGTCTCAGGTCATTGCTGAACGCAGCGGCGGTGCAGAGATAAACTTCATCGCTTTAGACGAAATATTTGGCAGCCAGGACGAGAAGCGAAAGCAGAGCATCCTAAATTCCATTAATAGGCTTTCTTCTCAGTTTCGCCAGATATTTCTAATCACTCATATCGAAGACATTAAAGAGATGTTTTATCGGGTCTTAAGAATCGAAGAAAACCCAGTAACTAAAGAGAGCAGTATTATTATTGACCAGTTATGA
- a CDS encoding DUF2851 family protein, with amino-acid sequence MAYKPTQGFSNNYATLVRGKAGVSEPRDRGYGGATRRISEEMVRCLWFGGHFDTSRLYTEDNARLEVISPGRWNVEGGPDHLDAEILLEGVGRIKGDVEVHINATDWKRHGHHKQEGYKNVCLHVVMWNDISQGYVSDVTNKKLPQLALSKYITVPPEDVPGLLDGLTEYPDTAKYVAGPCCDILAKGGIHTETLERILDHAGDERILSKSRRFEEYLDEKTYEQVLYEALMRTMGYKSNVLQFSQLAALVPLEDLRSFIPTGTGGTQRDPSDKHVWIQSMLLGAGGVLYGWQGKAGDGYDRETREYLERVSHLWDEVIRCKWDKEPMRYGDWRWGGVRPLNQPHRRIAAMSHLLAGSLEGGIFKDLLTILEETRSKKTNAASTVAREIEAYFSGLEDEFWSYYLTPGGKRLKAPAKLIGGERAAVIFINAVLPLLLTYARKNQDSGFEALLHEAYKRHRKCSTDSVVKFMTNRVLPEGLSKVVNNARRQQGLHQIFHDFCHRKDISCDRCGFFMAVDGRARGGTA; translated from the coding sequence ATGGCATACAAACCAACACAAGGTTTCTCCAACAATTACGCCACTCTGGTACGGGGCAAGGCAGGCGTCAGTGAACCCCGGGACCGGGGTTACGGGGGTGCGACGAGGAGGATAAGCGAGGAGATGGTGCGCTGTCTGTGGTTTGGCGGGCATTTTGACACGTCAAGATTGTATACGGAGGATAATGCGCGGCTTGAGGTAATCTCACCGGGGAGATGGAACGTAGAAGGCGGCCCCGACCACCTGGATGCCGAGATATTGCTGGAAGGTGTGGGGAGGATAAAGGGAGACGTCGAGGTCCATATCAACGCCACCGACTGGAAACGCCACGGCCACCACAAACAAGAGGGATATAAAAACGTGTGCCTTCACGTGGTCATGTGGAACGACATCTCCCAGGGCTACGTGAGTGATGTAACAAACAAAAAATTGCCGCAGCTGGCGCTGTCCAAATACATAACTGTACCACCGGAGGACGTCCCTGGGCTTCTGGATGGACTCACGGAATATCCCGACACTGCAAAATACGTTGCGGGCCCTTGCTGCGACATCCTTGCAAAAGGAGGCATACACACGGAGACGCTTGAGCGTATACTGGACCATGCGGGCGACGAACGGATACTCTCCAAGTCGAGAAGGTTTGAGGAATACCTGGACGAAAAAACGTATGAACAGGTGCTTTATGAGGCCCTCATGAGGACGATGGGGTATAAGAGCAACGTGTTGCAATTTTCGCAGCTTGCGGCATTAGTGCCACTTGAAGACCTGAGGAGTTTTATACCGACAGGTACAGGCGGTACTCAGCGAGACCCGTCAGACAAGCACGTTTGGATACAGTCAATGCTCCTGGGTGCGGGAGGTGTTTTATATGGCTGGCAGGGGAAGGCCGGAGACGGTTATGACCGGGAGACAAGAGAATACCTCGAGAGAGTTTCCCACCTTTGGGATGAAGTTATCAGGTGTAAGTGGGACAAGGAGCCGATGCGGTATGGCGACTGGCGCTGGGGAGGTGTCAGGCCGTTAAACCAGCCCCATAGACGAATTGCCGCCATGAGCCACCTGTTGGCCGGGAGCCTTGAGGGAGGAATTTTTAAGGACCTGCTTACCATCCTTGAAGAGACAAGGAGTAAGAAGACGAACGCCGCCTCAACGGTTGCAAGAGAGATTGAAGCCTATTTTTCGGGTCTAGAAGACGAGTTCTGGTCATACTACCTGACACCTGGGGGCAAGAGGCTGAAGGCCCCGGCGAAACTGATAGGGGGGGAGCGAGCGGCAGTTATTTTTATAAACGCCGTCCTCCCGCTTCTTCTAACGTATGCCAGAAAAAATCAAGATTCAGGGTTTGAAGCGCTGTTGCACGAGGCATACAAGCGCCACCGGAAGTGTTCTACAGACAGCGTTGTCAAGTTTATGACGAACAGGGTACTGCCGGAGGGGTTGTCCAAAGTAGTGAACAATGCCCGCAGGCAGCAGGGGCTTCATCAGATATTCCATGACTTTTGCCACCGGAAGGACATAAGCTGCGACCGCTGCGGGTTTTTTATGGCGGTGGATGGAAGAGCAAGAGGAGGGACTGCTTAA
- the gyrA gene encoding DNA gyrase subunit A — protein sequence MIEARENIRELFIEEEMKVSYLTYAMSVIVSRALPDARDGLKPSQRRILVAMNDLGLGPRSKFRKCAKIAGDTTGNYHPHGEQVVYPTLVRMAQDFNLRYPLIKGQGNFGTIDGDPPAAMRYTEARLTAASMEILEDLERGTVDYVPNYDGTRLEPTVLPSRFPNLLCNGCTGIAVGMATSIPPHNVGEVCNGILKVLDDPDVSIDELLTIIRGPDFPTGGIICGTGGLERGYKTGRGTITVRARLHMEEIKGGKKQIVVTEIPYQLNREKIIEKIANLVKEDKITGISDIRNESDREGSRLVIEVKRGEEEDVVINQLYKLTQLQDSFSIIMIALVDGKPQTLSLKDFLLNYRDYRMEVIRRRIAFLLRKAEERAHVVEGLRIGLKNIDEVIAVIKSAATTADAKAALMEKFKLSEIQAGAILDMRLQRLTSLEHAKLEEEYGQLRKDIGHYKDILAKEELVLNIIREEIQEIKEKFGDARRTDIGGEVEEFRKEQLIAEADMAVLLTHQGYVKRMPLTTYRRQGRGGKGVIGGDLEEGDFVEHLFIASTHDYLLFFTDLGRVYWQKVYDIPQMGRLARGRSIGSLLGIRGGESITSMFPVREFDGRRLVMVTEKGTIKKTPLTEFSRPKRGGIIALRLNPGDRLVGVRLTGGDDELIIGTEQGKAIRFLEKGVRAMGRAAAGVRGIRLIGDDRVKGLVVVEEGATLLTVCERGFGKRTAFSEYTARGRGGQGVLNIRTNERNGKVVALARVRDGDELMLLTAGGKVVRISAGAISTIGRSTQGVRIVSLGKNDRLVSLARITEERLPGSPGEQEPVEVPLEETASDEPADTAGQEP from the coding sequence ATGATAGAGGCGCGAGAGAACATAAGAGAGTTGTTTATTGAGGAGGAGATGAAGGTCTCCTACCTGACGTACGCGATGAGCGTCATCGTGAGCCGGGCATTGCCTGACGCAAGGGACGGGCTGAAACCCTCGCAGAGGAGGATACTGGTGGCCATGAACGACCTCGGTCTCGGCCCGAGGTCGAAGTTCAGAAAGTGCGCCAAGATAGCGGGAGACACGACCGGCAACTACCACCCGCACGGGGAGCAGGTTGTTTATCCGACACTTGTGCGAATGGCCCAGGACTTCAACCTCAGGTATCCTCTTATCAAGGGGCAGGGCAATTTCGGTACCATCGACGGCGACCCGCCGGCCGCCATGAGGTATACAGAGGCGCGACTCACGGCGGCAAGCATGGAGATACTCGAGGACCTGGAAAGGGGTACAGTAGACTACGTCCCGAACTACGACGGGACCAGACTGGAACCCACCGTGCTCCCCTCCAGGTTCCCCAACCTTTTGTGCAACGGCTGCACCGGCATCGCCGTCGGCATGGCGACCAGCATCCCCCCTCACAACGTGGGGGAGGTATGTAACGGCATACTGAAGGTGCTCGACGACCCCGATGTAAGTATCGATGAGCTTCTAACCATTATCAGGGGGCCCGATTTTCCAACCGGAGGTATTATCTGCGGTACGGGAGGGCTTGAACGGGGCTACAAGACCGGCAGGGGGACTATCACCGTCAGGGCGAGGCTCCACATGGAGGAGATCAAAGGGGGGAAAAAGCAGATTGTTGTCACAGAGATCCCGTATCAGCTCAACAGGGAGAAGATCATAGAGAAGATAGCCAATCTTGTAAAGGAAGACAAGATTACGGGTATCTCCGACATCCGCAACGAAAGCGACAGGGAAGGCAGCCGCCTGGTTATCGAAGTGAAACGTGGCGAGGAAGAAGACGTCGTCATTAACCAGCTTTACAAGCTCACCCAACTGCAAGACAGCTTCAGCATAATAATGATCGCGCTGGTGGACGGCAAGCCGCAGACCCTCAGCCTGAAGGACTTTCTCCTGAACTACAGAGACTACCGTATGGAGGTAATCCGGCGAAGGATCGCCTTCCTACTGAGGAAGGCCGAGGAAAGGGCCCACGTCGTCGAAGGCCTGAGGATAGGGCTTAAGAATATCGATGAAGTAATCGCCGTCATTAAGTCCGCGGCGACCACGGCCGATGCAAAGGCCGCACTTATGGAAAAATTTAAGCTCTCAGAGATACAGGCCGGCGCCATACTGGACATGCGGCTGCAGAGGCTGACCTCCCTGGAACACGCCAAACTGGAGGAAGAATACGGCCAGTTACGCAAGGACATAGGCCACTACAAAGACATCCTGGCAAAAGAGGAACTTGTTCTGAACATAATACGTGAGGAGATTCAGGAAATTAAGGAAAAGTTCGGCGACGCGCGGCGCACCGATATAGGGGGAGAGGTGGAGGAGTTCAGAAAGGAACAACTCATTGCCGAAGCGGACATGGCCGTGCTCCTGACACATCAGGGTTATGTCAAGAGGATGCCGCTTACGACGTACAGGCGGCAGGGCAGGGGCGGAAAGGGTGTTATCGGCGGTGACTTGGAGGAGGGGGACTTCGTGGAGCATTTGTTCATTGCGTCCACGCACGATTATCTCCTGTTCTTTACGGACCTCGGCCGGGTCTACTGGCAGAAGGTCTACGATATCCCTCAGATGGGCCGTCTTGCCCGGGGCAGGTCCATCGGTAGCCTGCTGGGGATCAGGGGAGGGGAAAGTATAACCTCCATGTTCCCCGTCAGGGAGTTCGACGGCCGCCGCCTGGTTATGGTAACAGAGAAGGGGACCATAAAGAAGACGCCGCTGACCGAGTTCAGCAGGCCGAAGCGGGGCGGCATCATTGCGCTCAGGCTGAACCCGGGCGACAGGCTTGTCGGCGTGCGCCTGACCGGTGGTGACGATGAGCTGATTATCGGGACGGAGCAGGGCAAGGCGATAAGATTCCTCGAAAAGGGAGTCAGGGCCATGGGCAGGGCCGCGGCAGGCGTAAGGGGGATTCGCCTTATCGGAGATGACAGGGTAAAGGGGCTGGTAGTCGTTGAAGAAGGGGCGACCCTGTTGACGGTATGTGAGAGGGGTTTCGGCAAGCGCACGGCCTTCAGCGAGTACACGGCCCGCGGCAGAGGGGGCCAGGGTGTGCTAAATATAAGGACGAACGAGCGTAACGGAAAAGTTGTGGCCCTTGCCAGGGTGCGAGACGGGGACGAGCTTATGCTCCTGACGGCCGGCGGCAAGGTAGTACGCATCAGTGCCGGGGCTATTTCCACGATTGGCCGGAGCACACAGGGCGTGAGGATTGTGTCTCTGGGTAAGAACGACCGCCTGGTCTCACTGGCTCGCATTACGGAAGAAAGGCTGCCGGGGTCGCCCGGGGAGCAGGAGCCCGTAGAGGTACCGTTAGAAGAGACCGCCTCCGATGAACCTGCGGACACGGCCGGGCAGGAACCATAA
- the gyrB gene encoding DNA topoisomerase (ATP-hydrolyzing) subunit B — MVQVERATHIEKYDATAIKVLGGIEAVRKRPAMYIGDVSTRGLHHLVEEVVMNSVDEAVGGFCEAINVKISADGSISIVDDGRGIPVDQHVEMKKPAVEVVMTTLHAGGKFGHGSYKVSGGLHGVGVSVVNALTEWLEVEVRRDGQVYFQRYERGNPVTPLENRGTTKRQGTKIVFKPDPEIFEDMDFKYDIIVKRLKELSFLNGGLEINVSDERTDKSESFKYQGGIKAFIEELNSGKEPIHEDIVHIEKREGDVIVEVAFQYNDSYSENIFSFVNNICTLEGGTHLSGFKGALTRTLNNAAKSLGLLKEGRPPAGEDYLEGLTAIVSLMVPDPLFEGQTKTKLGNREIQGIVETILNDRLGTYCEENPGCAKAIINKAIDSARAREAAKKARDLSRRKGALSGANLPSKLADCSTKEIDSSELFLVEGISAGGTAKQGRDRIFQAILPLKGVILNVEKARVDKMLSNEEICTLISALGTGIGTDDFKAENLRYGKIIIMTDADVDGAHIRTLLLTFFFRQMKDLIERGNIYIAQPPLYKITRKKKREYLYNDKELGDALLELGADGTKMLKDGGEEIGSQELREVIRLLVKMEEQARLMEKKGFTLDGFLKHRNPKDSSLPLYMVSLSGEEKYFYHDEEYNNFIKELQRREKDIEIIEKEDLPEGEVENGIPEATVFHESKELEKLIADLESKGFAPEDYLGGAEEKEPKFKLISDGVEVPACTLSEILRRLRELGRKGLDVQRYKGLGEMNAEELAETTMSPTTRTLLKVTIEDGYKADQIFTILVGKDVQRRREYIEHHALEVKQLDV; from the coding sequence ATGGTGCAGGTAGAGAGAGCAACGCACATTGAGAAGTACGACGCTACGGCAATAAAGGTACTGGGTGGGATAGAAGCCGTCCGCAAGAGACCGGCGATGTACATAGGCGACGTGAGCACAAGAGGGCTCCACCACCTTGTTGAAGAAGTAGTGATGAACAGCGTGGATGAAGCGGTCGGCGGTTTCTGCGAGGCCATAAACGTTAAGATCAGCGCCGACGGTAGCATCTCTATTGTAGACGACGGCAGGGGCATCCCCGTGGACCAGCATGTGGAGATGAAAAAGCCTGCGGTAGAGGTCGTTATGACCACACTCCACGCGGGGGGGAAGTTCGGGCACGGCTCTTACAAGGTCTCCGGCGGTCTTCACGGGGTAGGTGTTTCAGTAGTCAATGCGCTTACCGAGTGGTTAGAGGTTGAAGTGCGACGGGACGGGCAGGTCTACTTTCAACGATATGAAAGGGGAAACCCCGTCACTCCGCTTGAGAACAGAGGCACGACCAAGAGGCAGGGGACAAAAATCGTATTTAAACCGGATCCGGAGATATTCGAGGACATGGACTTCAAGTACGACATCATCGTAAAAAGGCTGAAGGAACTGTCTTTTTTGAACGGGGGCCTCGAAATAAACGTGTCGGACGAGCGGACCGATAAAAGCGAGTCCTTCAAATACCAGGGCGGCATAAAGGCGTTTATTGAGGAGCTGAATTCAGGCAAAGAGCCAATACATGAAGACATAGTCCATATAGAGAAGAGGGAAGGAGACGTGATCGTTGAGGTCGCGTTTCAGTACAACGACAGCTACTCGGAGAACATCTTTTCCTTCGTTAATAATATATGTACGCTGGAGGGAGGAACACACCTAAGCGGTTTCAAGGGTGCGCTGACCAGGACGCTCAACAACGCCGCAAAAAGCCTCGGCCTGCTCAAAGAGGGGAGGCCCCCGGCGGGAGAAGATTACCTGGAGGGTCTCACGGCCATTGTAAGTCTGATGGTCCCCGACCCCTTGTTTGAGGGACAGACAAAGACCAAGCTGGGCAACAGAGAGATACAGGGTATCGTCGAGACGATACTGAATGACCGCCTGGGCACTTACTGCGAGGAAAACCCCGGCTGCGCCAAGGCCATCATAAACAAGGCCATTGACTCGGCCCGTGCCAGGGAGGCGGCGAAGAAGGCCAGAGACCTCTCCAGGCGAAAAGGCGCCTTAAGCGGCGCAAACCTGCCCAGTAAACTTGCGGATTGTTCCACCAAAGAGATAGACAGTAGCGAGCTCTTCCTGGTCGAGGGGATATCGGCCGGAGGGACGGCCAAACAGGGCAGGGACAGGATATTTCAGGCCATACTGCCGCTTAAAGGTGTCATCCTGAACGTGGAGAAGGCCAGGGTAGATAAGATGCTCTCCAACGAGGAAATTTGCACCCTCATCAGCGCCCTGGGTACGGGTATCGGTACGGACGACTTTAAAGCAGAAAACCTGCGCTATGGAAAGATAATCATAATGACAGACGCGGACGTAGACGGGGCGCACATCCGCACCTTACTTCTCACGTTCTTTTTCAGGCAGATGAAAGACCTTATTGAGAGGGGAAACATCTACATCGCTCAGCCTCCCCTGTACAAGATAACGCGAAAGAAGAAGCGGGAGTACCTCTACAATGATAAAGAACTGGGTGATGCCCTGCTGGAGCTTGGTGCCGACGGCACAAAGATGCTCAAAGATGGCGGCGAAGAGATAGGCAGCCAGGAACTCAGGGAGGTCATCCGCCTGCTTGTAAAGATGGAAGAACAGGCCCGTCTCATGGAGAAGAAGGGTTTCACCCTGGACGGGTTTCTCAAGCATAGAAACCCGAAAGACTCTTCCCTGCCGCTGTACATGGTCAGCTTGAGCGGAGAGGAGAAGTATTTCTACCACGACGAAGAATACAACAACTTCATTAAAGAGCTCCAGAGACGGGAGAAGGACATCGAGATAATAGAGAAGGAAGATTTACCCGAAGGGGAGGTGGAGAACGGGATCCCGGAGGCTACCGTCTTTCACGAGAGCAAGGAACTGGAAAAACTTATTGCAGACCTGGAGAGCAAGGGGTTCGCGCCGGAAGATTATTTGGGTGGCGCGGAAGAGAAGGAGCCCAAGTTCAAACTTATATCCGACGGCGTGGAAGTGCCCGCCTGCACGCTAAGCGAGATTTTACGCAGGCTGCGGGAGCTCGGCAGGAAAGGGCTTGACGTGCAACGGTACAAGGGCTTGGGCGAAATGAACGCCGAAGAGCTGGCGGAGACGACAATGAGCCCCACGACGAGGACACTGCTGAAGGTTACGATCGAGGACGGCTACAAGGCAGACCAGATATTTACCATACTGGTAGGTAAGGACGTACAGAGGAGACGGGAATACATTGAGCATCACGCCCTGGAGGTGAAACAACTGGACGTATGA
- a CDS encoding DUF721 domain-containing protein translates to MGKAKEKVMSEVLMSVVKKLKPLGDGKRQELLAAWSKTIGEEMACHTRIKGLRRGSLYVEVDSSALLQELTGMNQEELRVEMQEKLNKVRLADIKLRLAKD, encoded by the coding sequence GTGGGAAAAGCAAAAGAGAAAGTGATGTCCGAGGTCTTAATGAGTGTGGTAAAAAAGCTTAAACCGCTGGGGGACGGCAAGCGACAAGAACTCCTAGCCGCCTGGAGTAAAACAATTGGAGAGGAGATGGCTTGCCACACAAGGATAAAGGGTCTGCGAAGGGGGAGTCTATACGTAGAAGTTGACTCGTCGGCGTTGCTCCAAGAGCTTACGGGCATGAACCAAGAGGAGCTGAGGGTGGAAATGCAGGAGAAGCTTAACAAGGTACGTTTGGCGGACATAAAGCTTCGGCTGGCAAAGGATTAG
- the dnaN gene encoding DNA polymerase III subunit beta, protein MKILCSSNKLHEGLKVISNVISSSTTKPIIQAVKLETINDKLELSGTDLEVGIRYLIEPEKILEPGKVVLPGSRLIGLFQEWTEGEVSLEVKERTCRLSGKGCNFKLLGYDPEEFPSIPTFTEGNYFEIEPEKIQDMVRKTVFACASERLRHTMTGVLLGIKGDVASMVATDGRRMAYVKEKVANKGGVSCNSIVPAKGIQQLPRIAAQTTTPVKIKLEETHMVAKTENAIVYSQLIEGQYPNYEEAIPKEDAERLEVDAEELAGAVRRAAFLTTEERCVVKMKLQKNSLSISAQTPDIGEGVVGISVNYSGKEMEIGLNPDFLLDGLKAIGKGMVKIGLKDANTAATLRMGRDYLYVLMPIRLSEA, encoded by the coding sequence ATGAAAATCCTCTGCTCCAGCAATAAACTACACGAAGGACTAAAGGTAATAAGTAATGTAATAAGCAGTTCAACCACAAAACCGATTATTCAAGCGGTAAAATTGGAGACAATTAATGATAAACTGGAGCTTTCGGGCACAGACTTGGAGGTAGGGATAAGGTATCTCATAGAGCCTGAAAAGATCTTGGAGCCAGGTAAGGTTGTCCTCCCAGGCAGCAGACTGATAGGGCTTTTCCAAGAGTGGACGGAAGGGGAAGTTTCTCTGGAGGTAAAGGAGAGAACATGTCGTCTGTCGGGAAAGGGGTGTAATTTCAAGCTTTTGGGGTACGACCCAGAGGAGTTTCCGTCAATTCCCACCTTTACTGAGGGGAATTACTTTGAGATAGAGCCAGAAAAGATACAAGACATGGTCCGGAAAACGGTGTTTGCCTGTGCCAGTGAGCGTCTGAGACATACAATGACCGGGGTGTTGCTTGGGATAAAGGGAGACGTAGCAAGTATGGTTGCTACGGACGGGAGAAGAATGGCGTATGTTAAAGAAAAGGTTGCTAACAAGGGTGGGGTTTCATGCAACAGTATCGTGCCGGCGAAAGGGATACAGCAGCTTCCAAGGATAGCCGCGCAAACTACAACCCCGGTAAAAATCAAGCTGGAAGAGACACATATGGTAGCAAAAACTGAAAATGCAATAGTGTACAGCCAGTTAATCGAGGGACAGTATCCCAATTATGAGGAGGCCATACCAAAGGAAGACGCTGAGAGGCTGGAAGTGGATGCAGAAGAACTTGCCGGGGCAGTACGCCGGGCAGCGTTCCTTACCACGGAAGAGAGGTGTGTCGTAAAGATGAAGTTGCAGAAGAACAGCCTCTCTATCTCAGCCCAGACGCCGGACATTGGTGAAGGAGTGGTCGGAATCAGCGTGAATTATAGCGGCAAGGAGATGGAGATAGGCCTTAACCCTGATTTCCTGCTGGACGGCCTAAAGGCAATAGGCAAGGGGATGGTAAAAATCGGCCTCAAAGATGCGAACACGGCGGCGACACTAAGGATGGGCAGGGATTACCTCTACGTCCTGATGCCGATAAGGTTGTCGGAGGCTTAG